Proteins found in one Triticum aestivum cultivar Chinese Spring chromosome 4D, IWGSC CS RefSeq v2.1, whole genome shotgun sequence genomic segment:
- the LOC123099251 gene encoding flavin-containing monooxygenase FMO GS-OX-like 8 has protein sequence MAAGGGEPVLQSKTKSVCVVGGGVAGLAAARELRREGHAVTVMEQSADVGGQWLYDPRTDAEDPLGAAAPVRVPSSIYACLRLISPREAMGFSDFQFFPTDGEGRDPRRFPVHRELHCYLKDFCDAFGLMDAVRLNTRVLRVALTPTSTTATRQWTVRSARLLGTTEDDDDAREEEEEEVFDAVVVATGHYSQPMLPSDIEGMGEWTRGQLHSHSYRTPEPFRGEAVVVVGCAESGKDIALDLCRVAREVHLAASSKATPATPAMSRMLANHGDVLRLHTRIRRLHADGRVEFADGSSVAADTVIYCTGYTYSFPFLDTGGAVTIEDDGYVVGPLFEHVFPPSLAPSLSFVGVARKVLIPWFFELQARWVAQVLSGRRALPAEEEMLRSVEEHLRAREAAGVPRKHTHNIAGIEPEKMYEFGERYSDLAPLEEWKKELLMSSIASMMADVETFRDRADDSESVRKGVQGWRGLAAHAQAKSMIAAVDVEGDGAGHGRVSSSSTD, from the coding sequence ATGGCTGCTGGGGGCGGCGAGCCGGTGCTGCAGTCCAAGACCAAGAGCGTGTGCGTGGTGGGGGGCGGCGTGGCCGGCCTGGCGGCGGCGCGCGAGCTGCGGCGGGAGGGCCACGCCGTCACCGTCATGGAGCAGAGCGCCGACGTCGGCGGGCAGTGGCTGTACGACCCGCGGACCGACGCTGAGGACCCGCTCGGCGCCGCGGCGCCGGTGCGCGTGCCCAGCAGCATCTACGCCTGCCTCCGCCTCATCAGCCCGCGCGAGGCCATGGGCTTCTCCGACTTCCAGTTTTTCCCCACGGACGGGGAGGGCCGCGACCCGCGCCGCTTTCCAGTCCACCGCGAGCTGCACTGCTACCTCAAAGACTTCTGCGACGCCTTCGGGCTCATGGACGCCGTCAGGCTCAACACCCGGGTGCTGCGCGTCGCCCTCACGCCGACGTCGACGACGGCGACGCGTCAGTGGACGGTGAGGTCCGCGCGGCTCCTCGGCACCACCGAGGATGATGATGATgcccgggaggaggaggaggaagaggtgttcgACGCCGTGGTGGTGGCCACGGGCCACTACTCGCAGCCGATGCTCCCGAGCGACATCGAGGGCATGGGGGAGTGGACGCGCGGGCAGCTGCACAGCCACTCGTACCGGACGCCGGAGCCGTTCCGCGgcgaggcggtggtggtggtcgggtgcgcggagagcggcAAGGACATCGCGCTGGACCTCTGCCGCGTCGCCAGGGAGGTGCACCTCGCCGCGAGCTCCAAGGCCACGCCCGCCACGCCGGCCATGTCGAGGATGCTGGCCAACCACGGCGACGTGCTGCGCCTGCACACACGGATCCGCCGGCTGCACGCGGACGGGCGCGTGGAGTTCGCGGACGGCTCCTCCGTCGCGGCGGACACGGTCATCTACTGCACGGGGTACACCTACTCGTTCCCGTTCCTGGACACGGGCGGCGCGGTCACCATTGAAGACGACGGCTACGTGGTCGGCCCGCTGTTCGAGCACGTGTTCCCgccgtccctcgcgccgtcgctgTCCTTCGTGGGCGTGGCGAGGAAGGTCCTCATCCCGTGGTTCTTCGAGCTGCAGGCGCGGTGGGTGGCGCAGGTGCTGTCGGGCCGCCGCGcgctgccggcggaggaggagaTGCTGCGGTCCGTGGAGGAGCACCTCCGCGCGAGGGAGGCCGCCGGCGTGCCGAGGAAGCACACGCACAACATCGCCGGCATCGAACCTGAGAAGATGTACGAGTTCGGGGAGAGGTACTCGGACTTGGCGCCGCTGGAGGAGTGGAAGAAGGAGCTGCTCATGTCCAGCATCGCGAGCATGATGGCCGACGTGGAGACCTTCCGCGACCGCGCCGACGACAGCGAGAGCGTGCGGAAGGGCGTGCAGGGATGGCGCGGCCTGGCTGCTCATGCTCAAGCAAAATCTATGATTGCTGCCGTTgacgttgaaggtgatggcgcaggCCATGGTCGCGTAAGCTCCTCCTCAACTGATTAA